The proteins below come from a single Necator americanus strain Aroian chromosome V, whole genome shotgun sequence genomic window:
- a CDS encoding hypothetical protein (NECATOR_CHRV.G20462.T1), translating into MGQSGPLWSLYPLLAIIALCEFCCGVVHLLFCLPLYFLCLPMINGVLGLMASFHAIFLRYPNRVRLYSYHYQLVIGALVTITGIFHFRFCCTFFFLGLPLAIGVYSIIQGVVSWRSRCHGSIVRMMNVTGAALALLLFAATAFGIFCWFHRGFPPQTLTRHCHWLPDNEAYCLRVIHFSQPYIEWLPPETEREIAVLQRIRSTQHIHLGAFTCCQIVRTISSAKRKARAYPRSDAHCPRPGNVANMRGLPARGRSRPKKLVRHRQQHPVRLATFNVGTLTGRSRELADSLRKRRVDICCVQETHWKGSKSRELGDGYKLIYHGISNRNCVGIILNESFRNSVTAVDRLSDRFLAVKVDTGEVELRVVSAYAPHMGCSEEEEACFWEDLEQYVQSLEGEEVLLIGGDFNGHVGSRKDGFEGCHGGYGYGARNDDGLRILEYAVASDLIITNTQYRERKSHLITYTSGGRETQIDFWMLRRRGRRLLQDSKVIPTDHVAAQHHLLVMDLKISHPRKRHPRTETQRIKWWNLKDRKEVFFASVAPSTLPHPTRSVEEMWSSTSSVIRLTAENTLGKTTLGKPKVQKATWFWNEEVQAAIREKKSKYKLWWRTRQFEDRDAYLAAKREAKKAVSKAKSDRYKAVYDMLDTREGERAVYRLVRARHRSTLDMEHPKIVKGADGAVLRRPGQILERWREYYNHFVTKSSVILRSQLFPASRVLFYQSLPSKSVLPSQK; encoded by the exons ATGGGCCAATCTGGTCCGTTATGGAGTTTATATCCGCTTCTTGCCATCATAGCTTTG TGTGAATTCTGTTGCGGTGTCGTACATTTGTTATTCTGCCTACCATTATATTTTCTGTGCCTTCCAATGATTAATGGTGTACTCGGACTTATGGCATCATTTCATGCGATTTTCTTACGATATCCGAATAG agttcgACTTTATTCATATCATTACCAACTTGTAATCGGTGCACTGGTGACAATTACGGGTATATTTCACTTTAG GTTCTGTtgtactttcttctttctcggaTTACCGCTTGCCATTGGGGTTTACTCTATTATTCAAG GGGTGGTCTCGTGGCGATCTCGATGCCATGGTTCTATTGTCCGAATGATGAACGTAACAGGAGCTGCACTGGCTTTGCTGTTGTTCGCTGCAACTGCGTTCGGAATATTTTGTTGGTTTCACAG AGGTTTCCCTCCACAGACACTCACCAGACACTGCCACTGGTTACCGGATAACGAAGCGTATTGTTTACGTGTGATACACTTCTCACAACCGTACATCGAATGGCTACCACCGGAAACAGAACGAGAAATTGCCGTACTACAG CGAATTCGGTCAACACAACACATCCACTTGGGTGCATTCACATGTTGTCAGATTGTCAGAACGATATCGTCAGCGAAACGAA aagctagggcgtaccccagaagcgacgcgcattgtcctcgcccgggcaatgtggcaaatatgcgagggttaccggctagaggacggagccggccaaagaagctagtccgccatcgccagcaacatccagtgcgcttagCAACatttaacgttgggacgcttactggaagaagtcgtgaattggcagacagtctcagaaaacgccgtgttgacatatgttgtgtacaggagactcacTGGAAGGGCTCCAagtcaagggaattaggcgatggctacaagctcatctaccacggcaTATCGAATCGCAATtgcgttggtatcatattgaacgagtcgtttagaaacagcgtcacagcggtggatcgactatcggatcgctttctggctgtaaaagtagatacaggagaagtggaattgcgagtcgtctctgcttatgcgccacatatgggctgtagtgaagaagaggaggcgtgcttttgggaagatctggagcagtacgtccaatccctggaaggcgaagaagtacttctaatcggaggagacttcaacggacatgtcggttctcggaaagacggattcgagggttgtcatggtggatacggctatggagctcgtaacgacgacgggttgcgaatcctggagtatgctgttgcaagtgacttgatcattactaacacgcagtatcgggaaagaaaatcgcatttgatcacgtacaccagcggcggtcgcgaaacacaaatagatttctggatgttacgccgacgaggtcgccgacttctgcaggattcaaaagtcatccccacagaccatgtcgctgcccaacaccatctgctcgttatggatttgaaaatctcccatccaaggaagagacatccaaggactgaaacacagcgcatcaaatggtggaatctgaaggatcgaaaggaggtatttttcgcatccgtggctccatcaacacttccccaccctactcgtagtgtggaggaaatgtggtcgtctacttccagcgttatacgcttgaccgcggagaacactctgggaaagacgactctaggtaagcccaaagtgcaaaaggctacgtggttttggaacgaggaagttcaggcggcaattcgtgagaagaagtccaagtataagctctggtggaggacacgtCAGTTTGAAGATCGGgatgcttacctagcggcgaagagggaggctaagaaggcagtctccaaggcgaagtcggaccgctacaaggctgtgtacgacatgcttgatactagagaaggcgagcgggcagtgtatcgtttagtcagagcgcgacatcgctcaacgttggatatggaacaccccaagatcgttaagggagctgatggagccgttctgcgccgccctggtcagatcctggagaggtggcgagagtactacaaccactttgtaacgaagagttctgtcatcctccgatcccaactgttcccagcgtcgagggtcctgttctaccaatcactgccgtcgaagtcagtgctgccctcgcaaaaatga
- a CDS encoding hypothetical protein (NECATOR_CHRV.G20462.T2) — translation MGQSGPLWSLYPLLAIIALCEFCCGVVHLLFCLPLYFLCLPMINGVLGLMASFHAIFLRYPNRFCCTFFFLGLPLAIGVYSIIQGVVSWRSRCHGSIVRMMNVTGAALALLLFAATAFGIFCWFHRGFPPQTLTRHCHWLPDNEAYCLRVIHFSQPYIEWLPPETEREIAVLQNDIVSETKYVAAFGHPPSTPYSPIPTFALPSQLVTLNILEARAYPRSDAHCPRPGNVANMRGLPARGRSRPKKLVRHRQQHPVRLATFNVGTLTGRSRELADSLRKRRVDICCVQETHWKGSKSRELGDGYKLIYHGISNRNCVGIILNESFRNSVTAVDRLSDRFLAVKVDTGEVELRVVSAYAPHMGCSEEEEACFWEDLEQYVQSLEGEEVLLIGGDFNGHVGSRKDGFEGCHGGYGYGARNDDGLRILEYAVASDLIITNTQYRERKSHLITYTSGGRETQIDFWMLRRRGRRLLQDSKVIPTDHVAAQHHLLVMDLKISHPRKRHPRTETQRIKWWNLKDRKEVFFASVAPSTLPHPTRSVEEMWSSTSSVIRLTAENTLGKTTLGKPKVQKATWFWNEEVQAAIREKKSKYKLWWRTRQFEDRDAYLAAKREAKKAVSKAKSDRYKAVYDMLDTREGERAVYRLVRARHRSTLDMEHPKIVKGADGAVLRRPGQILERWREYYNHFVTKSSVILRSQLFPASRVLFYQSLPSKSVLPSQK, via the exons ATGGGCCAATCTGGTCCGTTATGGAGTTTATATCCGCTTCTTGCCATCATAGCTTTG TGTGAATTCTGTTGCGGTGTCGTACATTTGTTATTCTGCCTACCATTATATTTTCTGTGCCTTCCAATGATTAATGGTGTACTCGGACTTATGGCATCATTTCATGCGATTTTCTTACGATATCCGAATAG GTTCTGTtgtactttcttctttctcggaTTACCGCTTGCCATTGGGGTTTACTCTATTATTCAAG GGGTGGTCTCGTGGCGATCTCGATGCCATGGTTCTATTGTCCGAATGATGAACGTAACAGGAGCTGCACTGGCTTTGCTGTTGTTCGCTGCAACTGCGTTCGGAATATTTTGTTGGTTTCACAG AGGTTTCCCTCCACAGACACTCACCAGACACTGCCACTGGTTACCGGATAACGAAGCGTATTGTTTACGTGTGATACACTTCTCACAACCGTACATCGAATGGCTACCACCGGAAACAGAACGAGAAATTGCCGTACTACAG AACGATATCGTCAGCGAAACGAAGTATGTTGCAGCTTTCGGACATCCACCATCAACTCCATATtctcccattccaacttttgcATTGCCTTCTCAATTAGTGAcattgaatattttgg aagctagggcgtaccccagaagcgacgcgcattgtcctcgcccgggcaatgtggcaaatatgcgagggttaccggctagaggacggagccggccaaagaagctagtccgccatcgccagcaacatccagtgcgcttagCAACatttaacgttgggacgcttactggaagaagtcgtgaattggcagacagtctcagaaaacgccgtgttgacatatgttgtgtacaggagactcacTGGAAGGGCTCCAagtcaagggaattaggcgatggctacaagctcatctaccacggcaTATCGAATCGCAATtgcgttggtatcatattgaacgagtcgtttagaaacagcgtcacagcggtggatcgactatcggatcgctttctggctgtaaaagtagatacaggagaagtggaattgcgagtcgtctctgcttatgcgccacatatgggctgtagtgaagaagaggaggcgtgcttttgggaagatctggagcagtacgtccaatccctggaaggcgaagaagtacttctaatcggaggagacttcaacggacatgtcggttctcggaaagacggattcgagggttgtcatggtggatacggctatggagctcgtaacgacgacgggttgcgaatcctggagtatgctgttgcaagtgacttgatcattactaacacgcagtatcgggaaagaaaatcgcatttgatcacgtacaccagcggcggtcgcgaaacacaaatagatttctggatgttacgccgacgaggtcgccgacttctgcaggattcaaaagtcatccccacagaccatgtcgctgcccaacaccatctgctcgttatggatttgaaaatctcccatccaaggaagagacatccaaggactgaaacacagcgcatcaaatggtggaatctgaaggatcgaaaggaggtatttttcgcatccgtggctccatcaacacttccccaccctactcgtagtgtggaggaaatgtggtcgtctacttccagcgttatacgcttgaccgcggagaacactctgggaaagacgactctaggtaagcccaaagtgcaaaaggctacgtggttttggaacgaggaagttcaggcggcaattcgtgagaagaagtccaagtataagctctggtggaggacacgtCAGTTTGAAGATCGGgatgcttacctagcggcgaagagggaggctaagaaggcagtctccaaggcgaagtcggaccgctacaaggctgtgtacgacatgcttgatactagagaaggcgagcgggcagtgtatcgtttagtcagagcgcgacatcgctcaacgttggatatggaacaccccaagatcgttaagggagctgatggagccgttctgcgccgccctggtcagatcctggagaggtggcgagagtactacaaccactttgtaacgaagagttctgtcatcctccgatcccaactgttcccagcgtcgagggtcctgttctaccaatcactgccgtcgaagtcagtgctgccctcgcaaaaatga